A window of Halobacillus naozhouensis genomic DNA:
GAGAGCAGAAGGGATATCAGGGATATGAGTTTACAACCTGTGCTTCCATCAATGACGAGATCTGTCATGGCTTCCCGAGGGATGAGAAGCTTCAAGAGGGAGACATTGTAACGATCGATATGGTCGTTAATTTAAATGGGGCACTAGCGGACTCAGCCTGGACTCATTCGGTTGGTAAAATTAGTGAAGAAGCAGAAAGGCTGCTTGATGTAACGAAAACGTCTCTGTATAAATCGATTGAGCAGGCGCAGGTTGGCAATCGTATCGGAGATTTGGGCCATGCGATTCAGTCGTATGCAGAAGGAGAAGGCTATTCCGTTGTCCGCGATTTTACTGGGCATGGCATAGGAGAGACGATTCACGAGGATCCATACATTCCGCACTTCGGCCAGGCAGACAAAGGGGCACGACTTAAAGAAGGGATGGTCATCACGATCGAGCCAATGATTAACATTGGCGGATACCAAAGCAAGATGGATCAAAATAATTGGACAGCACGCACGATTGATGGTTCTCTTTCGGCTCAATACGAACATACTATTGCCATTACGAAAGACGGACCACTGATTTTAACTGATCAGGATCATTAAAAGATCATTAAAATAACGCACAAAAAAAGCTCCCGGTTAAGGGAGCTTTTTATTATATTATGCCTTTTGAACGTTAGCAGCTTGTGGTCCGCGTTGACCTTCTTGAATTTCGAAGTTTACAACTTGACCTTCTTCAAGAGATTTGAAACCTTCTTCTTGAATAGCAGAGAAGTGAACGAATACATCGTCTTGACCTTCTACTTCGATGAAACCGAAACCTTTTTCTGCGTTAAACCATTTTACTGTACCTTCTACCATGAAAAATACCTCCTGCGTGGATCTTTAGCCACAATGTATTACTATTCTTGCTCTTCACATTCAAGACGAGAATTACTTTGAAGCAACTTCTGTTCTATGAATCGTTTCCGAACAACAATAACTGCTATCAGTATAACAAATGCACAAAATAAATGATACTCATAACAAAAATTAATTGAAAATAAATGTAAGAACAAAAAAGACTCCTGAATAGGGAGTCTTTTATAAAGTATGCTTACGCTTTTTGAACGTTAGCAGCTTGTGGTCCGCGCTGACCTTCTTGAATTTCGAAGTTTACAACTTGACCTTCTTCAAGAGATTTGAAACCTTCTTCTTGAATAGCAGAGAAGTGAACGAATACGTCGTCTTGACCTTCTACCTCGATGAAACCGAAACCTTTTTCTGCATTAAACCATTTAACTGTACCTTCAACCATGAAGAATACCTCCTGCGTGGATTAAATCCACAATGTATTACTATTCTTGCTCTTCATATTCAATCAAGACGTATCGTTATGACGCATCTTCTCTGTTATGAATCATATCGAACAACAATAATTAATTTCAATTATAACAGATGGTTTTTAAAAAGGGAAGCCCCTTGAGTAATTTTTTTTGAAGGCGGCGTTACGGCTGGACAAAATAAGCGTTATCCAGCACATCATAAAGGGTATCTTCCATGAAATTAGAGACGTGTTCTTCCGAAATCGCGGAAAGTTCCTTCAATGTTTCTCCTTGAGCAAGAAGATGTTTCACTGCTGTCCATCCTACAAATAGAGCTTCATTAAAATAGCCGGAGGCTCCGCGTCCTTTTGTAAAGGAGTATAAAGCCTCGTAATCATCCCGTTGAATATGGGGGAGCAGGTTAATCATAATTCGATTCGGCTCCTGGTTGCATACTTCCAGCCAGGAATAGGACGGCGCTGGCAGTGCCAGGGCTGTGTGAACTTTTTCAGCCGTATGTAGCGCTATCCCTTCCTGAAGTGTAATGTGACCAATACTCTTGGCTAGTGGATAGGAGGCTCCTGATTTCAGCCAATGGATCACGCGCGCTAATTCCTTAGCAAGATCCCTTTGCACCATCTCTCTTTCAATCGGGTAGTAAAGAGTTAAGAGGCTTTCCTCATCTGTTTCAAAAAAAGGATCCGATTCGAAATTCCCTACAAAAAAGACAATAGCCATGTGGATGGCGGAGTCGTAATCCAACTCTTCTTTAACCGCTTTCAAAAGCGAGAAAATTTCTTCGTGACTAGGTTCGAAATGTTCAATGTGGTCAACTGCATGGGCATACTTGGGGAAAGCGTAGTCTAACATGTCGCGCGCAAGCTGGTCGTCCTGTCCACCTGGATACGCTGCTGAAAAACCGTAAAGCTCTTTCCATAGTTCAAACCTAGTGTCAGGAGCTGCGTCTAATGTGACAGCTTGATGATAAAAAGCTAAGAATTCATCTCGTAAATGGGTAATCTTGATGATGTCCAAGGTTCTCCTCCTTTGATTTAGTGACTTAAAAATTCTAATCGTTTCGCCCAGACATTTGGGGCTTCAGGGCCAATCCAGATTAAGTGGCTGTCTGCTGGTGCATCATAAATTTCACAGTTCTGTGTATTAGACTTAAGAAGAATAGCTTGGGAATAAGGAACACTTTTGTCTTTACGGGCGTACATCCCGAGTATTGGGGCCTGGATTTTGCTCATATCTGCCAAGTCATGTTTGATATCTAACAAAAAGCCATGACCTGATTGGGAATCAGCCAGCATGTTATAGATGAATCTGCGATCGTTTAGGGAGAGACGGCTGTAGAGATCATCTGCCTCTTCGGTAGTTAGAGAAGCAAGGATCTTTTTCATGACCATATCTGGACAAACCTTTAATAATAATTTAATGGTCCCCCAAGTAGCCTTCTCACCACGCCCAAACAACAAGTTAGCCCGCATTTTTGTGCCGAATTCCCAGGGGGCTGTAACGGCAGCTTCCATTACCAATTTTTCCACCCGGTCCGGGTAGGAAGCAGCTAACGCAATCCCTGTAGGACCTGCTGATGATATGGCGATGACGGATACTTTTTCTATGTGTAAATGATCCAATATATCTACAATCGTCTCGGCAAAATCAGTTGCAGTTCGTCCGGCAGAAACATCGGTTAGATCATAGCCCGGTCGGGAAATGGTTAAAAGTGAAAATCCTTCATACATTAAACTTCTGTGGGACAAGTCAGTATCTCTTGAGCAATGCCCCCCTTTGAGGAGCAGGATGGTCGGGCCGGTTCCTTCATATGAAAATTCTACGGTCCCTTTTGCTGTATCGAATAATGTGGCGGCCACGTGTTTCATCCTTTCTTAACTTTTTTCTTATCCTAAATATAAGCTATAATGGAATAAAATGAAACATCAGAGGATTCTGAAAAAGGAAGTGATTGTATTCGAATTGTGTCGATTTGCCCCAGTAACACTGAAATTGTCGCGTATTTAGAGCAAGAGGAGATGTTGGTTGGTGTCGACAATTATTCTGATTTTCCTGAACAGGTGAAGCAATTACCGAAGCTTGGGCCGGACTTATCCATTGATATTGATGCAGTAGCCAGACTAAAGCCAGACCTTGTGCTGAGTTCGTTAAGTGTTCCGGGAATGGAAAAGAATATTGAGGGATTGCGGGAACAAAACATTCCACAACTGATTCTAAATCCAGGATCACTACAGGAAATTGCTGAAGATATAGAAAGAGTAGGGGAGGCTCTCGGGATGCCAGAGTACGGTATGAAGAAGGCGAAGGAGTTTTTGCAGGAAATCGAAACGTATCGGGCTGAGAGCATTGCCAGAGGGAAGAAGCCCAGTCTTTATTGGGAATGGTGGCCTAAACCTATTTTTACTCCTGGACAGGGGAATTGGTTAACGGAGATCAGTGAACTAGCCGGCGGGACCAATTTATTCGAGGAAGAAAAAGAAGCAAGCGTTCAAACGGATTGGGACGATGTAAGAGAACGAGATCCAGATCACATTTGTATGGTATGGGTCGGAGTGAAGGAAGAAAAAATGAATCCGGATCTTTTAAGAAAAAGACCCGGATGGCTTGAGATGAAAGCGGTCAAGGGCGACAACATCCATGTCCTTGAGGAATCGTTATACTGCCGTCCCAGCCCGAGGTTGCTGGAAGGGTTAAGAAAATTACACACTATCCTTAATTTATAGCTAATGTGGTTTCTTTTGATGAGCAGGAATGGCATAATCTTTAAAGTTTGTCGATAGCTGTGTAAGCTGCTCTTGCATAAGCTCACCTTCCATAGGCAGGCCATGGCCGGAAAGGATCAATTTCGGATGTAAGCGGGCAATCTTTTTAACGGACTTCTCGGCCTCGAGCCAATCGTGTGTAAAGTAGGCAGGAGGACCGTGTATGTGCTGGCTTTGAACAAAGACGGCCAGGCTCGACTCTTGTTTGACGGTGATAACGGCATCACCAGAAATCAGCGTGCGGTCACGATCCCTGAAAAGGGAAATGTGGCCAGGGGTGTGCCCTGGCGTGTGAACAATTCTCCAGTCGTCCATGTGAGGAACAGTACCGTCCTCAGGAAGCGGGTTGACCCATTTACCTAAATGGACGGGGTCTCTCGGAAAGAAGGGAGACAATAGAGAAAACAGTCCGCCCCCGATAGTTGAATTGGGGATCGGGTAAGTTTTTTCTCCTGTGATATACGGCATTTCCCGGGGATGGGCATAGATTGGGACATTCCATTGCTTGGCAATCTGCTTGGCAGAACCAATATGATCAAAATGACCATGTGTAAGAATAATTGCTTTAGGCGGATGGGATCCGAATCGCTTTTCAGCCGCTTCAATAATGCGTTTGCCATAGTGAGCGACACCGCAATCGACTAGGATCCAGTCTTTTGATTCTTTTTTACCAATAAAGACAACGTTGGCGATCAAGGTCCTGTAAAAAGCTAGGTCATCTAAAACTTGTTCGGCCTCAGCATGGCCCATGTGCCAGCCATCGTCCATGAGGGACTGTTGCTCTTTATCCATAACAAACCGCTCCTTTTTGATTAGTTTGTTGTCACAGGCACGGTTCTATTCATCAAACGGAAAGATTAGGAGGGTAGAAATGAAAGTTAGAGAAGCAATGGAAGATGACGCGGCAGCGATTGCCAGAATAAGTGTGGACACATGGCGAGCTGCCTATCAGGGGCTTGTCCCGAATTCCTTTTTACAGCAAATGTCTTATGGAGAGCGAACAAATAAATGGAAGCAGAAGCTTGCAGATCTTAACATGAAGACGTATGTAGCTGAAACCGAAAAGGGTGAGGTAGTAGGCTATGCTAATG
This region includes:
- the map gene encoding type I methionyl aminopeptidase — its product is MIKRKSKREIELMHEAGKLLANVHKELRQFIKPGVTTMEVENFVERYLAKHGATGEQKGYQGYEFTTCASINDEICHGFPRDEKLQEGDIVTIDMVVNLNGALADSAWTHSVGKISEEAERLLDVTKTSLYKSIEQAQVGNRIGDLGHAIQSYAEGEGYSVVRDFTGHGIGETIHEDPYIPHFGQADKGARLKEGMVITIEPMINIGGYQSKMDQNNWTARTIDGSLSAQYEHTIAITKDGPLILTDQDH
- a CDS encoding cold-shock protein codes for the protein MVEGTVKWFNAEKGFGFIEVEGQDDVFVHFSAIQEEGFKSLEEGQVVNFEIQEGQRGPQAANVQKA
- a CDS encoding cold-shock protein codes for the protein MVEGTVKWFNAEKGFGFIEVEGQDDVFVHFSAIQEEGFKSLEEGQVVNFEIQEGQRGPQAANVQKA
- a CDS encoding alpha/beta fold hydrolase encodes the protein MAATLFDTAKGTVEFSYEGTGPTILLLKGGHCSRDTDLSHRSLMYEGFSLLTISRPGYDLTDVSAGRTATDFAETIVDILDHLHIEKVSVIAISSAGPTGIALAASYPDRVEKLVMEAAVTAPWEFGTKMRANLLFGRGEKATWGTIKLLLKVCPDMVMKKILASLTTEEADDLYSRLSLNDRRFIYNMLADSQSGHGFLLDIKHDLADMSKIQAPILGMYARKDKSVPYSQAILLKSNTQNCEIYDAPADSHLIWIGPEAPNVWAKRLEFLSH
- a CDS encoding cobalamin-binding protein; its protein translation is MRIVSICPSNTEIVAYLEQEEMLVGVDNYSDFPEQVKQLPKLGPDLSIDIDAVARLKPDLVLSSLSVPGMEKNIEGLREQNIPQLILNPGSLQEIAEDIERVGEALGMPEYGMKKAKEFLQEIETYRAESIARGKKPSLYWEWWPKPIFTPGQGNWLTEISELAGGTNLFEEEKEASVQTDWDDVRERDPDHICMVWVGVKEEKMNPDLLRKRPGWLEMKAVKGDNIHVLEESLYCRPSPRLLEGLRKLHTILNL
- a CDS encoding MBL fold metallo-hydrolase; translated protein: MDKEQQSLMDDGWHMGHAEAEQVLDDLAFYRTLIANVVFIGKKESKDWILVDCGVAHYGKRIIEAAEKRFGSHPPKAIILTHGHFDHIGSAKQIAKQWNVPIYAHPREMPYITGEKTYPIPNSTIGGGLFSLLSPFFPRDPVHLGKWVNPLPEDGTVPHMDDWRIVHTPGHTPGHISLFRDRDRTLISGDAVITVKQESSLAVFVQSQHIHGPPAYFTHDWLEAEKSVKKIARLHPKLILSGHGLPMEGELMQEQLTQLSTNFKDYAIPAHQKKPH